The following nucleotide sequence is from Paenibacillus andongensis.
GGACGCGAGTGATTGTTCATGTCGTGGACATGTCTGCTGCAGACGGCCGCGATCCTTACGAAGATTTCCTCAAGATTAATGAGGAAATTAAGCTCTATAATGCCAAGCTGGAGCAGCGTCCGCAAATTGTTGTTGCCAACAAGATGGACATGCCGGAAGCAGAGGACAATCTGGCTTTGTTCAAAGAGCAGATGGCGGCAGATGGCAAAGAGTTTGAGATTTATCCGATCTCTGCTTTGACACGAGGCGGTGTGCAGGAGCTTCTCTACAAGATCTCGGACATTGTAGAAAGTATCCCGAATGCTCCTGAAGTTGAGGGCGTAGCTGATAAAGAAGAGCGTAAGGTGTATCGCTTCGAGAAACGCGAGGAGAATGATTACACAATACGTCGAGAGAACGATGTATTCATTGTTGAAAGTCCTTCTATTGAGAAGTTGATCAAGCGAACGAATTTCAGCACACAGGACGGCATTGCTCGTTTTGCTCGAATTTTGCGTAATATGGGAATCGATGACGAATTGCGTAAACGTGGAGCTGTCCATGGACAGACGATCCAAATTGGTGATTTTGACTTCGAATTCGATGAGAAGCATTAGAATAATGAAAAACACTTATCCTCAGGATGAGTGTTTTTTTTGTATAATTTTTCTGTGTTTTGATTTCTGTGTTTTGATTATTGGTTGTCGTGGAAATCGCAGATTAGCTTGCCTAATGTTGACCAAAATACAACACTGCAAGGACAAGTAAACGAATACTAAAGCGACTACAACTACAATTACTAAAGCAAATACTTCTTGCGAGTTGCAGCATGCATTGCTTCAACTTTAATAAATACTCTTACCTAAGGACGGCGAAAGCCGTTCTTTTACATTTAAACGCGATAATATGTCATGAAACTTGACACAAATAAAGAAAAGGATTACGATTTCACTAATTAGCATAATTTTATGTCATTTAATATAACATTGACTACCTTGTGAATATAGGAGAAAGGAGGATTTTGATGAAAAGATGGATTCAAGCAATGGGAACAGGTAGGCAAGGGTCACGTGATTTATCTTATGAGGAAGCTGTAGAAGCAGCACATGAGATGGCCAGAGGAGATTCTACAGATGCTCAATGCGCAGCTTTCTTAATGGCCCTATGTATGAAAGGGGAAGCTGAAGAAGAGCTGATGGCTTTCATTGATGTTTTCCGCAGCTACTCTTTGAATTTCCATACTTTTGCGGATTCACTCAATTGTGCGGGACCGACGGAAGGCCGGCAATATTTTCCCATCACACTACCTGTTAGCCTTCTGCTTGCTTCAGTGGGTTTCTCTCAGGTACTGCATGGAGGTGATTCGCTTCCGCCTAGACAGGGGACCGCAATGAAAGAACTATTAGAAAGCTTCGGTGTTGCGATAGATTTGTCAGTGAAAGCATGGGAAACGTTGCTGTTTCACCTGCATATTGGATTTCTTCACACAGATCAGATTTGTCCGCCGCTAGGGAAGCTGAAACAGGTTCGCGAGCAGTTAGGATTGCGAACCGTGATGAATACCGTTGAGAAAGTCATAAATCCCGTACGTTCAATGAATATGATAATAGGCGTCAATCAGCGGAAAGCGATGGAATCTCTGATTCCCATATCTATCCGATCTGGTTTTCAAAATGTGTATATTGTCAATGGGAT
It contains:
- a CDS encoding anthranilate phosphoribosyltransferase — protein: MKRWIQAMGTGRQGSRDLSYEEAVEAAHEMARGDSTDAQCAAFLMALCMKGEAEEELMAFIDVFRSYSLNFHTFADSLNCAGPTEGRQYFPITLPVSLLLASVGFSQVLHGGDSLPPRQGTAMKELLESFGVAIDLSVKAWETLLFHLHIGFLHTDQICPPLGKLKQVREQLGLRTVMNTVEKVINPVRSMNMIIGVNQRKAMESLIPISIRSGFQNVYIVNGIEGSEDLPIYQNSTIRIVTPWGDESRVVEPQKFGFLSEPLQPLSKDDQVAMVRRIIAGEDSEDLKRERDHVIFNTGLRLMWFDKVGSYEEGFQLAESLLQRKEANKVMQRWVDQSHHFTLQDHPKIRDSSAKIG